A genomic window from Solanum stenotomum isolate F172 chromosome 10, ASM1918654v1, whole genome shotgun sequence includes:
- the LOC125842300 gene encoding SH3 domain-containing protein 1-like: protein MEAIKKQATKLREQVAKQQQAILRQLGHLGHESVMVDEAELEIHQRLQELYMSTRAAKHFQRDIVRGVEGYISTSKKQVEIARKLVDNCYKYGSEIQNGPSTLPKVAVEFGTSHAAMEDQKEIMLGVLGSQVCEPLRASIHGAPLEDARHLTHSYDRMRQEFESQATEVIRRQSKFREASTESLAKLKNAETRLSELKSSVLVLGKEATDAMLSVEEEQQQITFQKLLTMVDAERSYHQNVVSILEKLHSEMLVEEQLSESSPQSSNSPRVLHDTTSNGTEHPAAEDKSPTYFIAKVMHSFDAQADGELSLEVGDYAVVRQVAPNGWSEGECNGKSGWFPSAYAVKSDEVVASKMVETDTTP from the exons ATGGAGGCTATAAAGAAACAAGCGACTAAATTGAGGGAGCAAGTGGCTAAGCAACAGCAG GCTATTTTGAGACAACTGGGGCACTTGGGCCATGAATCTGTGATGGTCGATGAAGCAGAACTGGAGATTCATCAGCGACTTCAGGAATTATATATGTCTACAAGGGCTGCAAAG CATTTCCAGAGAGATATTGTTCGTGGTGTAGAAGGATATATATCAACAAGTAAAAAACAAGTGGAAATAG CTAGAAAGTTGGTGGACAATTGTTATAAATATGGGAGTGAGATTCAAAATGGTCCTTCTACCTTGCCAAAGGTTGCCGTGGAATTTGGTACTTCACATGCTGCAATGGAAGATCAAAAGGAAATTATGCTTGGAGTTCTTGGATCACAG GTTTGTGAGCCGTTGAGAGCATCAATACATGGTGCTCCTTTAGAAGATGCTCGCCATTTGACTCACAGTTATGACAGAATGCGCCAGGAGTTTGAATCTCAG GCTACTGAAGTAATAAGACGTCAATCAAAGTTTAGAGAAGCTTCTACTGAAAGCTTGGCAAAGCTTAAAAATGCAGAAACAAGATTGTCGGAGCTCAAATCTTCAGTGTTGGTTCTTGGCAAAGAAGCAACTGATGCCATGTTATCTGTAGAGGAGGAGCAACAGCAGATTACTTTCCAAAAGCTTCTTACCATG GTCGATGCTGAAAGATCGTATCATCAGAATGTTGTTTCCATTTTGGAGAAGTTGCACTCTGAG ATGCTTGTAGAAGAGCAATTAAGTGAGTCATCTCCACAATCTTCAAATTCGCCGAGAGTTTTGCATGATACAACTTCAAACGGAACTGAACATCCAGCAGCTGAGGATAAAAGTCCTACCTATTTTATTGCCAAG GTCATGCACTCTTTTGATGCCCAAGCAGATGGCGAGCTAAGTCTAGAGGTTGGCGATTATGCGGTAGTCCGGCAG GTAGCTCCAAATGGATGGTCTGAAGGAGAGTGCAACGGCAAGTCAGGTTGGTTCCCCTCCGCGTATGCTGTAAAGTCAGACGAAGTAGTAGCAAGCAAAATGGTGGAAACGGATACCACACCATAA